Within Nocardioides rotundus, the genomic segment TCCACGGTGGCGCTGGCCTCCAGCCCGAGGGCGTCCATGTCCTCCACGAACCCGGTCAGACGGTCCAGGCGCGGCTTGACGTGCGGCTCACGGACGAAGGTGCCGCGGCCCGGTTCGCGAGTGACGAACCCTTGGGTCTCCAGGTCCCGCAGCGCGCGACGCACGGTGGTCCGGCTGACCCCGTAGCGCTCCATCAGCTCCGGCTCGGTCGGCACCTGGTCGTGCGGACGCAGCTTCCCCGTGCGGATCTGCTCGAGCAGCTCGGTGCGGACCACCGCGTGAAACGGCATGTCGTCGTCGCGGGCGACCACGGCGTTCTCCCTTCGCTCAGGCTCCCCCGGGGACCTCGCGGCCCGCACTCGCGTCGTCGGGCCGACGGCGGGTGAGCGGGTGATCACGGTAGTCCCACCGCGTCCAGCAGTCGGGTCAGGTCCGCCAGGTCGACAGCATCCAGCTGCGGGGTCGCGATCCGTGCGGTGGTGTGCCCGATGACGCCGCGGCGGACCAGGACCTCCTTGTGGAAGACCACGTTGTAGAGGACCTCGCGGACGAACAGGGTGCCCATCGGGTCCAGGTCTGCCTGTGCGGCTTGTGCGCCGGCGTCGCGGTAGATCCGGTAGGCGTGCACGATCTTGTCCACGAACGCCGGCGAGGGCATCGTCCCGGCCGCGCCGCGCTCCAGCTCGTTGACCAGGTGCACCCCGCCGATTCCGCCGAAGACCCCGTCGAGCCGATCGCCGAGACGGTCCACGACCCCGCCGATGCCGTGGGTGGGCGGGTTCGACTCCTCCTTGACGTACCGCACCGCGGGGACCCGCTGGAGGACGCGAGCGATCGCGTCGATGCCGATGGGGAACCCGACCCGGGCGTTCTGCAAGATCACCGGCAGCCCGGCCTCGGCGATCGCGGTGAAGTGCTGGTCGACGAAGTCGGCGTCGGGGCCGAAGAAGTGCTGCACGTAGGGGACCATGCTCATCACCGCCGACGCGCCCGCGTCGGCGGCCTGGCGGGCCAGCAGGGCCGATGCGTGGGTGCTGGCCGCGGTCACGCCGACCGCGACCGGGACTCGCCCATCAGCGGCCTCCAGGACCGCGTGCACGGCTGCTTGACGCTCGTGGTCGGTGAGGGTGTAGAACTCGCTGACCACCCCGGGGTACAGGATCCCCTCCGAGCCGGCGTCGATGCTGAAGTCGACCTGGGAGCGCATCCCGGCCAGGTCCAGGTCACCGTCGGCGGTGAATGTGGTCACCGGGATCGGGACGACGCCGCTCAGGTGTGGCCGGGCGGGGGAGTCGGCAGGGGCGGGGGAGGTGGAGGTCTCACTCACGCGATGGTTCCCTTCGTTGTGGAGGCGAGCACGACTCGTCCCACGGTCCACAGGCCCATGGCGGCCATCAGGACCAGGGTGAGTCGTTCGACGACATGGTCGCCGCGGGCAGCCATATGCTGACGCAGCCAGAGGCCGGCGACGGTGCCCAGGACCGCGACCGGGGCCAGCACCAGCAGTTGGTGCAGCGCAGCGGCTCCTACCGCCCCGCGTGCGGTGAGCAGGCCGAAACCCAGGAGGCTGATCACCGCGACGTAGGCAGCCATCGTGGTCAGTTGAGCGGTCGCGGTCATCCGTCGGCCGTGGACGTACATCGCGACTGCCGGTCCGGACAGGCCGGTGCTGGTGGCCAGCAGCCCGCCGAGCAGCCCGCTGGGCACCAGCCAGGAGTCGGGCACCGTCCAGTCTTCGGGGCCGAAGTAGGCGTAGAACGCATACGTGATCAGGGTCAGCCCCATCAGCCCGGTCACCCAGACGGGGTCGAACCGCTCGAACAAGGCGATGCCGACCGGGAGCCCGATCAGCGACCACCCGGTCAGGTAGGCGACCGTGCGGTGGTTCACGGTGCCGCGCAGGTGCGGCATCGCCAGCAGCACCGCGCTGGTGACCGGGACCAGGACTAGGGCGATGACGACCACGTCATGGGGGGAATAGACCGGCAGCAGCAGCGGCACCGCGACGACGCTGAACCCGAACCCGGTCAGGCCGGTCAACGCTCCTGCGAGCAGCACCGCCAGGGCCGCCAGCGTGGTGGGACTCACGAGTCGGCGGCCTCCGCACACAGGTGGATGACCGCGACCTTGTCCGCCTCCAGCTCCACCTGGACCCGGACCGCGGGAGGGGAGACACCCAGGTCGTTCTCGGTCCCGTCCTGGCTGTGACCGGTGACCGTGTAGGCCTCGGGTCGCTCGGAGATCCCAGAGCGGTCCAGCAGCAGGGCGGTGTCGAGGGCCACGGTGACGGTGGAGGTCTCCTCGGTCGGGTTGCAGGCGATGATGAGGAACTCGTTGCCGTGCCGGAAGGTGCGTGCCTGCCCGCCGGTGACCTCGGTGCCCTCGAGGTGGTGGAACTGTCCGTGGGTGAAGAACGGCAGGAACCGTCGCCGCAGCCGGTTCAGCTCGCGCAGCTGGTCCAGCAGCTGCGGGTGCTCGCTGAGACGCTCGGTGCGCAACGAGCCGGGCATCACGTTGAGCAGGGCGTCCTCCATGAACGCGACCGCGGGGCCGCGCGGGTGGGCGCCCACGTTCGCGTTGAGGCGGAACTCGGGGAAGACGTAGCGAAACGGCGCGGTCTCGTTCATCTCGAACGCCATCCGCCAGTCCCAGGTGTAGTCGATGACGCCGACCTTGGTGTCGCTGGGCCACTCCCCAGAGAAGCTGCCCTGGGGGCGCACCGACCGGATGATCTCCTTGGCCGCGAGCCCGAACTCGACCAGCCGTTCGCCCTCCTCATCGGGGCGGCCGTCGGCGGCGGGGCTGTAGTTGGGCTCGTCCCAGGCGTAGAAGACGTCGAAGCAGATCGACTCCGCCCCCATGTCCATGATCCTGCGGTACTCCTCCAACGAGGTCTCCCGCCAGCCCTTGGACAGGCCCGAGGCCTTCACCATCGAGTGGGTGGCGTCGTAGAGCACGTCGAAGCGGGGGATGTAGTCGTCGCTGTAGGTCCAGTTCCATACCCGGGCCTGCTGGGCCCGGTTGCGGTGCTTCCAGTCCGGGTCGCTCTCCTCGCTCTCGCGCAGGATGTGGTGGCTGACGAACATCGAGATCGGGACGCCTCGCTCTCGGCTCCAGGCCAGTGCGTCAACTAGCTCGGCCTCGGTGCCCAGACGCTCGTCGACGATCATCGGCAGCCCGTTCTTCAGCCACCAGTGCCACAGCACCACCTCGCCGACCCCCAGCTCGGGATCGGCGACCTCCTCGACGTAGTCGGGGATGTCGGTGAACTTGAACGTCGGGGGAGTGTTGCGCAGGGCCGGCCAGATGGACCGGATCGCCAACGCCTCTCGCACGTGGGCCGGCGCGTCATAGCGGTAGTGGTCCCGGGCGAACTCCTGGTAGCGCCGGACACCGACGTACCAGTCGCCGGTGTGGCCGAAGAGGACGAATTCGCCGCTGTCCCAGGTCTCCCCGCCAGCCAGCTCGGGGTAGTGCGCCCACCGCAGGTCGAGGTGGTCGCGGTCGCGGGCCTGGCGGGCGATGTGCAGGCCTTGGGTGGTGTAGCGCGTGTCGGTGCTGTACACGCT encodes:
- a CDS encoding dihydrodipicolinate synthase family protein produces the protein MSETSTSPAPADSPARPHLSGVVPIPVTTFTADGDLDLAGMRSQVDFSIDAGSEGILYPGVVSEFYTLTDHERQAAVHAVLEAADGRVPVAVGVTAASTHASALLARQAADAGASAVMSMVPYVQHFFGPDADFVDQHFTAIAEAGLPVILQNARVGFPIGIDAIARVLQRVPAVRYVKEESNPPTHGIGGVVDRLGDRLDGVFGGIGGVHLVNELERGAAGTMPSPAFVDKIVHAYRIYRDAGAQAAQADLDPMGTLFVREVLYNVVFHKEVLVRRGVIGHTTARIATPQLDAVDLADLTRLLDAVGLP
- a CDS encoding sulfite exporter TauE/SafE family protein — encoded protein: MSPTTLAALAVLLAGALTGLTGFGFSVVAVPLLLPVYSPHDVVVIALVLVPVTSAVLLAMPHLRGTVNHRTVAYLTGWSLIGLPVGIALFERFDPVWVTGLMGLTLITYAFYAYFGPEDWTVPDSWLVPSGLLGGLLATSTGLSGPAVAMYVHGRRMTATAQLTTMAAYVAVISLLGFGLLTARGAVGAAALHQLLVLAPVAVLGTVAGLWLRQHMAARGDHVVERLTLVLMAAMGLWTVGRVVLASTTKGTIA